A window of the Candidatus Jettenia caeni genome harbors these coding sequences:
- a CDS encoding 30S ribosomal protein S2, translated as MSVQELIDAGFHFGHRTSRWNPKMKPYIYGKRNLIHIINLRETVRGLVIAQKFLTNLAQTNKDILFVGTKWQARDIVIREAQRSGMHYVSERWLGGTLTNFDTIRKRLERLDELESMEQTGAINQFSKKAISSLNRERKKILSNLEGIRKMTSLPSALIIVDPRHEHNAVSEARKLGIPTVCLADTDCDPDMIDVCVPGNDDAIRSINLFLTKTADAILVGKEMATTIAKV; from the coding sequence GTGAGTGTTCAGGAATTGATTGATGCAGGATTTCATTTTGGTCATCGGACGAGCAGGTGGAATCCAAAAATGAAACCGTATATTTATGGCAAGCGAAATTTGATCCATATTATTAATTTACGTGAAACAGTAAGAGGGCTTGTTATAGCACAGAAGTTTTTAACAAATCTTGCCCAGACAAACAAAGATATATTATTTGTAGGCACCAAATGGCAGGCACGTGACATCGTTATACGCGAAGCCCAACGCTCCGGAATGCACTATGTAAGCGAACGTTGGTTAGGTGGTACACTAACAAATTTCGATACCATTCGGAAACGGTTAGAACGGCTGGATGAATTAGAGAGTATGGAACAAACGGGAGCTATTAATCAATTTAGCAAAAAGGCAATTTCTTCTCTTAACAGAGAACGTAAAAAAATACTATCGAACCTGGAAGGTATTCGCAAAATGACCTCGCTTCCCAGTGCTCTTATAATAGTTGATCCAAGACACGAGCATAATGCCGTGAGCGAAGCAAGAAAATTGGGAATTCCAACAGTATGCCTTGCTGATACAGATTGCGATCCTGATATGATAGATGTTTGTGTACCTGGGAACGATGATGCTATACGATCTATTAATCTCTTTTTAACTAAGACAGCAGACGCTATCTTGGTTGGCAAAGAGATGGCGACCACGATAGCGAAAGTTTAA
- a CDS encoding uridylate kinase — protein MQSNIKYKRALLKVSGEGFGNENGRGIETGRFITLAKEIQKVSEIGAELAVVVGGGNILRGARLGSVGKSRVQADQVGMIATVVNALFLQDILEGFNVKVHVVSAVEIKDITEPFKIRACLQYLKEKDIIIFAGGTGNPYFTTDTAAALRAIEISADVMLKATQVDGVYTDDPIKNASAKRYEKLTYMDVLSNRLGVMDLTAISLSMENKLPIIVFNMNERENIKKAIIGESVGTYIGE, from the coding sequence ATGCAAAGCAATATTAAATATAAACGGGCATTATTAAAGGTAAGCGGCGAAGGTTTTGGTAATGAAAATGGGAGAGGTATTGAGACAGGGCGGTTTATCACTTTAGCGAAAGAAATACAAAAGGTCTCTGAGATAGGAGCAGAACTAGCAGTTGTTGTTGGCGGTGGTAATATACTTCGCGGTGCAAGGTTGGGAAGTGTAGGAAAATCGAGAGTACAGGCGGATCAAGTAGGAATGATTGCTACCGTAGTTAATGCGCTATTTTTGCAGGATATTCTGGAGGGTTTTAATGTAAAGGTTCATGTCGTAAGCGCTGTTGAGATTAAAGATATTACAGAACCTTTTAAGATCCGAGCTTGTTTACAGTATTTAAAAGAAAAAGATATCATTATCTTTGCGGGTGGGACAGGAAACCCTTATTTTACAACAGATACTGCAGCAGCTTTGCGTGCAATTGAAATCAGCGCAGATGTGATGTTAAAGGCAACACAGGTTGATGGGGTATATACCGATGATCCCATAAAGAATGCATCTGCAAAACGATACGAGAAGTTAACGTATATGGATGTTTTAAGTAATCGGCTGGGCGTAATGGATTTGACAGCAATTTCCTTAAGTATGGAAAATAAATTGCCAATTATCGTTTTTAACATGAATGAGCGGGAAAATATCAAAAAGGCAATTATAGGCGAATCGGTTGGCACATATATTGGGGAATAA
- a CDS encoding heat shock protein Hsp90 has translation MSEEIKREESFEFQAEIKKLLNILSHSLYTHKEVFLRELISNASDALTKMRFISLTNQEHEGKDLPLEITISTDEKKRTVTISDTGVGMTRDEIIQNIGTIAKSGSLEFIANLSEQAKKDSNIIGQFGVGFYSVFMVADEVRVRTKSCKKNESAFEWHSDGTGKYFLHSIEKENRGTDIIVHLKEDEKEYTEKSRIESIIKKYSNFVSFPIIVCGEKANQITAIWKEPKKDIKDEQYNEFYKFISNTEETPLFRLHTSAEAPIQFYSILYCPATNYEVYGFKKLEHGVQLYSNKVLIQSDCKMLLPEYLRFIRGVVDSADIPLNISRETFQDNRIIHKIKGILSKQILLLLQDMAKNEKEKYEAFWRQFGKILKEGVHLDFDNRDLLANLLRFNSSVCTDSDGLISLKEYVDRMKPDQKEIYYITAVNRETIEKSPYLEIFRKKGVEVLYLVDPHDEFLLSGLMEFEKKSIRSVDQADLDLLKDTDSKIIDISKEPQNYEETFKHLLKTMRVVLADKVIDVKESHRLSDSPCCLVNPEGGPSVHVQKLIQMVDNKYKASKKIMEINRKNQMIQNLARMNENPGYQPLVEKIVQQLFENALMQDGVIFDPLSMVPRLNELMEELTKATLGEGKRIII, from the coding sequence ATGAGCGAAGAAATTAAACGTGAAGAGAGTTTTGAGTTTCAAGCGGAAATCAAGAAGCTATTGAACATCCTTTCCCACTCCTTGTATACCCATAAAGAGGTATTTCTCAGAGAGCTTATCTCAAACGCATCAGATGCATTAACCAAGATGCGGTTTATTTCTCTCACGAATCAGGAACATGAAGGGAAAGACCTACCTCTTGAGATTACTATAAGTACCGATGAAAAAAAAAGAACCGTAACAATTAGCGATACCGGCGTTGGAATGACCAGGGATGAGATTATTCAAAACATCGGTACCATTGCAAAATCAGGTTCATTGGAGTTTATAGCAAATTTATCCGAGCAGGCGAAGAAGGATTCAAATATCATAGGTCAATTTGGGGTAGGATTCTATTCCGTATTTATGGTGGCAGATGAAGTCAGGGTTAGGACAAAATCCTGTAAGAAGAACGAATCCGCATTTGAATGGCATTCAGATGGCACTGGGAAATATTTCTTACATTCTATTGAAAAGGAAAATCGGGGTACCGATATTATCGTTCATCTTAAAGAGGATGAAAAAGAATATACGGAAAAATCCAGAATAGAATCCATTATTAAAAAATATTCCAATTTTGTAAGCTTTCCTATCATAGTTTGTGGTGAAAAGGCCAACCAAATTACGGCTATCTGGAAAGAACCTAAGAAAGATATTAAAGACGAACAGTACAATGAATTCTACAAGTTTATTTCAAACACTGAAGAGACGCCTCTGTTCCGGCTTCATACCTCTGCCGAAGCACCTATTCAGTTTTACAGTATATTATATTGCCCTGCTACTAATTACGAAGTCTACGGATTTAAAAAACTAGAACATGGGGTTCAACTTTACTCAAATAAGGTCCTGATTCAATCTGATTGCAAAATGCTTTTGCCTGAATATTTGAGGTTTATTCGGGGGGTAGTAGACTCCGCAGACATCCCTCTGAATATCTCAAGGGAAACGTTTCAGGATAATAGGATCATCCATAAAATTAAGGGTATTCTTAGTAAACAAATACTATTGCTTTTACAAGACATGGCGAAAAATGAGAAGGAGAAATACGAAGCCTTCTGGAGGCAATTCGGAAAAATTTTAAAAGAGGGAGTGCATCTCGATTTTGATAATCGGGATCTTTTAGCAAACCTGTTAAGATTTAATTCTTCGGTATGTACAGATTCAGACGGCCTGATTTCTCTGAAAGAATATGTGGACAGAATGAAGCCTGACCAAAAAGAGATTTACTATATAACGGCGGTAAACCGGGAAACGATAGAAAAAAGTCCTTACCTTGAGATATTCCGTAAAAAAGGTGTAGAGGTGTTGTATTTAGTGGATCCTCATGATGAATTTCTCCTTTCCGGCCTTATGGAATTTGAGAAGAAATCCATTCGTTCGGTAGACCAGGCTGATCTTGATTTACTCAAGGATACTGATAGCAAGATTATAGACATCTCGAAAGAGCCTCAAAATTATGAAGAGACATTTAAGCATCTTTTGAAAACAATGAGGGTAGTTTTGGCAGATAAGGTAATTGACGTAAAGGAATCACACAGATTGAGTGATAGTCCGTGTTGCCTGGTAAACCCAGAGGGAGGACCAAGCGTACATGTCCAAAAACTTATACAAATGGTAGATAACAAGTATAAAGCATCCAAGAAGATTATGGAGATCAACAGGAAAAATCAGATGATCCAGAATCTTGCCAGGATGAATGAGAATCCTGGTTATCAGCCGTTAGTTGAAAAAATAGTCCAACAGTTATTTGAAAACGCATTAATGCAGGACGGGGTTATCTTTGATCCTCTTTCTATGGTTCCTCGATTGAATGAGCTTATGGAAGAACTAACAAAAGCAACGCTTGGAGAAGGAAAAAGGATTATTATCTAG
- a CDS encoding hydrazine oxidoreductase HzoA yields the protein MYNFLKVTLMSALIGCGAMGAASSLMLKEAKAVEIITHWVPHEVYGQIGEPDNNGKVFFSGLGAKYMGYPKHENPPPYPGKYSKFWRTLPAYRYYIPDFMYNRDEVRPSNPIKGTFQLEQCIACHSVMTPGIVRDYKKSAHSRAEPNPTGCDTCHGNNHQKLTMPSSKACGTSECHETQYSEQGQGGIGSHASCSSFAQIECAWSIERPPGDTAGCTFCHTSSEERCSTCHQRHQFDPKVARRAEQCKTCHWGKDHRDWEAYDIGLHGVVYQVNKWDPKQFDWDKKLADADYVGPTCQYCHMRGGHHNVQRFSTVYTSMGMSMADRGAPIWKEKRDRWASVCDDCHSPRFAKENLQALDESVKDAGLKYRETFKVAEDLLKDGVADPMPKDLAPDWSGQHIWSLKIGAYHDGPEYGGKTGESGEFRMSNCSDIERLCFESVGYFQTYIYKGMAHGSWNDATYSDGSFGMDRWLVNVKQNASQARRLAALEKKVGISWVPESFWKTGEWLDQLTGPYIVKNHPGKTIFDLCPDPGWLDTHHAPAEEVEYINRKLEELGMRHESHGGAHH from the coding sequence ATGTATAACTTTTTAAAAGTAACATTAATGTCAGCATTAATAGGTTGCGGGGCGATGGGAGCTGCATCCAGTCTCATGCTGAAAGAAGCAAAGGCAGTAGAAATTATCACCCACTGGGTACCTCATGAAGTATATGGACAGATCGGTGAACCGGATAACAACGGTAAGGTGTTCTTCTCTGGTTTAGGGGCAAAATATATGGGATATCCAAAACATGAGAATCCACCACCCTATCCTGGCAAATACAGCAAATTCTGGAGAACCTTGCCAGCATACCGTTACTATATCCCTGATTTTATGTACAACAGGGATGAAGTAAGACCTTCAAACCCGATAAAGGGAACCTTCCAGCTCGAGCAGTGTATCGCATGTCACTCAGTTATGACCCCCGGTATCGTAAGGGATTATAAGAAGAGTGCTCACTCCAGGGCTGAACCGAACCCGACAGGCTGTGATACCTGTCATGGTAATAACCATCAGAAGCTTACCATGCCATCGTCAAAGGCTTGTGGTACCAGTGAATGCCATGAGACCCAATATAGCGAACAGGGTCAGGGCGGTATCGGTTCACATGCATCGTGTTCAAGCTTTGCTCAGATTGAATGTGCATGGTCAATTGAAAGACCACCGGGCGACACTGCCGGTTGCACTTTCTGCCATACCAGTTCAGAAGAAAGATGCAGCACATGCCATCAGAGGCATCAGTTTGATCCGAAGGTTGCAAGACGTGCAGAGCAGTGCAAGACCTGCCATTGGGGTAAGGATCACAGAGACTGGGAGGCATATGATATTGGTTTGCATGGGGTAGTCTATCAGGTAAACAAATGGGATCCAAAGCAGTTCGATTGGGATAAGAAGTTGGCCGATGCAGATTATGTTGGTCCGACATGTCAGTATTGCCACATGAGGGGTGGTCATCACAACGTACAGAGGTTCAGCACCGTATATACCAGTATGGGTATGTCGATGGCTGATCGTGGAGCACCGATATGGAAAGAGAAGAGAGACCGTTGGGCATCAGTGTGCGATGATTGCCATTCACCGAGGTTTGCGAAAGAAAACCTGCAAGCATTGGATGAATCGGTTAAGGATGCCGGTCTGAAGTATCGTGAGACCTTTAAAGTTGCAGAAGACCTCCTGAAGGATGGAGTAGCTGATCCAATGCCAAAAGATCTTGCACCTGACTGGTCAGGTCAGCATATCTGGAGTTTGAAGATCGGTGCCTATCATGATGGTCCGGAATATGGTGGCAAGACGGGTGAGTCTGGAGAGTTCAGGATGTCGAACTGTTCAGATATAGAAAGGCTCTGCTTTGAGAGCGTAGGGTATTTCCAGACGTATATCTATAAGGGTATGGCACATGGTTCATGGAACGATGCGACGTACTCAGATGGTTCATTCGGTATGGATCGTTGGTTGGTGAACGTAAAGCAGAATGCTTCTCAGGCAAGGAGACTTGCTGCATTGGAGAAGAAGGTTGGCATCAGTTGGGTTCCGGAGAGTTTCTGGAAGACAGGTGAATGGCTTGATCAGTTAACGGGTCCGTACATCGTGAAGAATCATCCGGGGAAGACCATCTTCGATCTGTGTCCTGATCCAGGTTGGTTAGATACCCATCATGCACCTGCAGAAGAGGTTGAGTATATCAACAGGAAACTTGAAGAGCTTGGCATGAGACATGAATCACATGGCGGCGCTCATCACTAA
- a CDS encoding tRNA modification GTPase — protein MQKKDDKRTKNDKLVKHKTIASIVTPLGEGGIGKVMVSGPNAFTIVNKIFTGKGIADLQNAVNQKLYYGYIHDKGQRLDEVILHIIKKEGSFTGEDIVEINCHGGIRVVMRIYECLQSSGAEGVPQDALLQQSFENNKMDFVQKEALQAVVHAHTKLGVKVLLDQHAGALSSALRQGLEIIEGIERAFLKESWYHGAIIHTDQYRGEEKSLIPNLAREGREALLNEKMLSSLENHIRCLLETASLGMALTTPQVLVILGKPNVGKSTIINAILGEERMLVHHEPGTTRDYVSELISVHGVPFEIMDTAGIRDTEDILESMGIEMALEQLQRADKVMAVFDNSRPFDQEDAEILSALSSWSKKKNADDLHQNVNTYKIIPVVNKCDLAARLDRKKIESAVTQPLYSLSARNRDRLEDLKERLVGELDTTYKPMRPIVFTRRQYCLLAKADVVVKQAKNYLNTGDKTCMISGLIDELKKIFTACLEGHGTINIRVETTR, from the coding sequence ATGCAAAAGAAAGATGATAAAAGAACAAAAAACGATAAGCTTGTAAAACATAAAACCATAGCATCGATCGTAACACCGTTAGGTGAAGGTGGTATTGGTAAGGTTATGGTGTCCGGCCCAAACGCTTTTACTATTGTTAATAAGATATTCACAGGAAAAGGGATTGCTGATCTTCAAAATGCTGTAAATCAAAAGCTTTACTATGGGTATATACATGATAAAGGACAAAGACTTGACGAAGTTATCTTGCACATAATCAAGAAGGAGGGTAGTTTTACTGGTGAAGATATTGTAGAAATAAACTGCCACGGCGGAATCCGTGTTGTAATGAGGATTTATGAATGCCTGCAATCTTCAGGCGCAGAAGGGGTTCCGCAGGACGCTTTGTTACAGCAATCTTTTGAAAATAACAAAATGGATTTTGTTCAGAAAGAGGCGCTTCAGGCAGTTGTTCACGCACATACAAAGTTAGGCGTAAAGGTGTTGCTGGATCAGCATGCAGGGGCATTATCAAGCGCATTAAGGCAAGGACTGGAAATTATTGAAGGAATCGAGCGGGCTTTCCTTAAAGAATCCTGGTATCATGGGGCAATTATCCATACAGATCAGTACCGGGGAGAAGAAAAATCCTTAATTCCCAATTTGGCAAGGGAAGGCAGAGAGGCATTATTGAACGAAAAGATGCTTTCTTCCCTGGAGAATCATATCAGATGCTTATTGGAAACGGCTTCACTTGGTATGGCGCTGACTACACCACAAGTGTTAGTGATCCTGGGTAAGCCTAATGTTGGCAAATCTACTATCATCAACGCTATCCTTGGTGAGGAGCGAATGCTGGTGCATCATGAGCCGGGGACTACGCGAGATTACGTAAGCGAATTGATCTCTGTTCATGGAGTCCCTTTTGAAATTATGGATACTGCGGGTATCAGAGATACTGAAGACATCCTCGAATCTATGGGCATAGAAATGGCGCTCGAACAACTCCAACGTGCAGATAAGGTAATGGCAGTATTTGATAATTCCAGGCCTTTTGATCAGGAAGATGCGGAGATCTTGAGTGCATTAAGTTCCTGGTCGAAGAAAAAGAATGCTGATGATTTACACCAAAACGTGAATACGTACAAGATTATACCCGTAGTCAATAAATGTGATTTGGCTGCAAGGTTAGACAGAAAAAAGATTGAGTCTGCAGTGACTCAGCCTTTATATTCTCTATCCGCCCGGAATAGGGATAGACTTGAAGATTTAAAAGAAAGGCTTGTAGGCGAATTAGACACTACTTATAAGCCCATGAGGCCGATAGTATTTACCAGAAGGCAGTACTGTTTGCTGGCAAAAGCTGATGTTGTAGTGAAACAAGCAAAAAATTATTTGAACACGGGAGATAAGACCTGTATGATATCCGGGCTGATTGATGAATTAAAAAAGATTTTTACAGCATGTTTAGAAGGACATGGAACGATTAATATAAGGGTAGAGACGACCCGGTAG
- a CDS encoding ribosome recycling factor, which translates to MGKESICKDARVKMEKAITHLQEELRGLRTGRANTGLVENIKIECYGDISPLKQLAAISTPDAQSIVIKPYDPSVISNIEKGILKSDLGLTPAVEGKMLRIVIPPLNEERRKKLSVHAKDFGETAKVVLRNIRHEAIKHAEKEEKEGILTEDDAKRTKDDIQKIIHEFEGKANDFVKKKTEEILKV; encoded by the coding sequence ATGGGTAAAGAATCGATATGTAAAGATGCAAGGGTTAAAATGGAAAAAGCCATTACACACCTGCAAGAGGAATTAAGGGGTTTAAGGACAGGCAGAGCCAATACAGGACTGGTAGAAAATATAAAAATAGAATGTTATGGAGATATATCGCCATTAAAACAATTAGCGGCTATCTCAACACCCGACGCCCAATCGATTGTGATTAAACCTTACGACCCTTCTGTTATTTCAAACATCGAAAAGGGTATATTAAAATCGGATCTCGGTCTAACTCCTGCAGTTGAGGGAAAGATGTTACGTATCGTCATTCCACCGCTTAACGAGGAACGACGAAAGAAACTCTCTGTGCACGCAAAGGATTTCGGTGAGACTGCGAAGGTAGTCTTGCGGAATATAAGACATGAGGCTATTAAGCATGCCGAGAAAGAAGAAAAAGAGGGAATTCTGACCGAGGATGATGCCAAACGTACTAAGGATGATATACAAAAGATCATCCATGAGTTCGAGGGAAAAGCGAACGATTTCGTTAAGAAAAAAACAGAAGAGATACTTAAAGTATAG
- a CDS encoding translation elongation factor Ts produces MADISSITKLRELTGAGILECKGALDEVKGDFEKALDIIKKKGFAKAAKKEQRATAEGRIGSYIHTNGKLGVLVELNCETDFVAKNDVFQQFLKDLCMQVAATKPIAVKREDIPAHIIEEQKKIFMEEAKEKPANIAEKITLGKIENFYKEKCLLEQTFIKDTTKTIKDLLIANIAKIGENIKINRFARFEVGEG; encoded by the coding sequence ATGGCGGATATATCGAGTATTACAAAATTAAGGGAGCTGACTGGCGCCGGCATATTGGAATGTAAAGGCGCCCTGGATGAAGTAAAAGGAGATTTCGAAAAAGCTCTCGATATTATCAAAAAGAAGGGGTTTGCTAAAGCTGCGAAAAAAGAGCAACGGGCAACTGCCGAAGGCAGAATTGGCTCATATATCCATACGAACGGGAAATTAGGTGTGCTTGTAGAATTGAATTGCGAAACGGATTTTGTGGCAAAGAATGATGTCTTCCAGCAATTCCTGAAAGATCTCTGCATGCAGGTGGCTGCAACCAAACCCATTGCCGTCAAAAGGGAAGATATTCCTGCCCATATTATAGAAGAACAAAAAAAGATATTTATGGAAGAGGCAAAGGAAAAACCCGCGAATATTGCTGAGAAGATTACCCTCGGAAAGATAGAAAATTTCTATAAAGAAAAATGTCTTTTGGAACAGACATTTATAAAAGACACTACGAAAACTATTAAGGATTTATTGATTGCAAATATCGCAAAAATAGGTGAAAATATTAAAATAAATCGTTTTGCTCGGTTCGAAGTAGGTGAAGGTTAA
- a CDS encoding glycine tRNA synthase alpha subunit, translated as MTFQEIILKLQNYWADYGCVIWQPYDIEKGAGTFNPATFLKALGPEPWKCAYVEPSRRPTDGRYGENPNRLQHYYQFQVVVKPAPDDSQNIYLNSLRSLGIDLIKHDVRFVEDDWESPTLGATGLGWEVWLDGMEVTQFTYFQQVGGIELEPITLELTYGLERIAMFIQEKESVFDLEWVKGYTYGDIHKQDEIQFSTYNFKVADTAMLFQLFDMYEKECQKLLKEDLVLPAYDYVLKCSHAFNMLDARGVIGVTQRTGYIGRVRNLARRCAESYVRLRETLHWPLLKDSPVATTHHGKTQIEY; from the coding sequence ATGACATTTCAAGAAATTATACTGAAACTACAGAACTATTGGGCAGATTACGGTTGTGTGATATGGCAACCTTATGATATCGAAAAAGGAGCCGGCACCTTTAATCCTGCGACGTTTCTTAAAGCATTAGGCCCGGAGCCATGGAAATGTGCTTATGTTGAACCCTCGCGACGGCCAACTGATGGCAGATATGGTGAAAACCCAAACAGACTGCAACACTATTATCAATTTCAGGTGGTAGTTAAACCTGCGCCTGATGACTCGCAGAATATCTACCTGAACAGTTTAAGATCTTTAGGTATCGATCTTATCAAACACGATGTACGGTTTGTTGAAGATGACTGGGAATCGCCAACTCTTGGGGCTACCGGTCTTGGTTGGGAAGTATGGCTGGATGGAATGGAAGTTACGCAGTTTACGTATTTTCAACAGGTAGGCGGGATCGAACTTGAGCCTATCACGCTTGAACTTACATACGGGCTTGAGCGCATTGCCATGTTCATTCAGGAAAAAGAATCTGTTTTTGATCTCGAATGGGTCAAGGGTTACACATACGGAGACATTCACAAACAGGATGAGATTCAGTTCTCCACATATAATTTCAAGGTAGCAGATACAGCGATGCTCTTCCAGCTTTTTGATATGTATGAAAAAGAGTGTCAGAAGCTCTTAAAAGAAGATTTGGTACTGCCGGCGTATGATTACGTTCTCAAATGCTCACATGCCTTTAACATGCTGGATGCACGGGGGGTTATCGGAGTAACACAACGCACTGGCTATATCGGAAGGGTGCGAAACCTTGCCAGGCGCTGTGCAGAGAGCTATGTTCGGCTACGTGAGACACTGCATTGGCCACTCCTGAAAGATAGCCCCGTGGCAACAACTCACCATGGAAAAACACAGATAGAGTATTGA